ACTGTCAATGTCTAGATCTAACTATGAGTAAATCACTCTAGCGCTGCCTTTTAATAATTATCAGGAGTAAATCATGTCTCAATATCCCCAACAAGCTGTTGGTGCTTTAGAAACCAAAGGCTTCCCTGGAGTCCTGGCGGCTGCCGATGCGATGGTTAAGGCAGGTAGAGTCACTTTAGTCGGCTATATTCGTGCTGGTAGTGCCCGTTTTACCGTTATGATTAGGGGAGATGTTTCTGAAGTCAAAGCAGCTATGGAGGCGGGAATTGCTGCCGTAGAAAATGTTTTTGGAGCTACTTTAGAGACTTGGGTGATTATTCCTCGTCCCGATCCTAATGTCATCGATGTTCTACCGATTGACTACACTTCTGAAGTAGAAGCATATCGGGAAGCGGCTGAAGGAATGACACCCATCAGAGGTCGATAATCTTAGGGCTGACGCACTGATGCGTACTGCTATGTAACCAAACTTTTCACCGAAGAGCGATAGGAGCTTCAGGGGCACAGGAGCAGAGGAGAGGAGAGAGTACAATCAGATCGGATTGTAGCGCTCTTTTCCTCTAAGCTTTTGGGCGTTGCTGAATCAAGGTATGAACTAGTGAATGAAGTCAGAAGTCAGAAGTCAGAAGTCAGAAGTCAAAATAGTGAGAGATCACGGCGAAAGAAAACCCAATCAACAATCAACAATCAACAATCAACAATTTTCTGCTAATCGCAGTTTGCTTTACCTATTACCACCCCATAAGCTTCTGGTGATAAATAGTTTTGAGCAGCTAGCTGCAAGTCTGTCGTGTTGAGAGATTGGATCGTGGTAGGATATTCTAAGGCTGGGGAGATGTCTTGCAACATAGATTGATAGTAGCCATAGAGAGTAGCGCGATCGCTGGGAGTTTCGTTCCCAAAAATAAACCGATTGGCTACTTGAGTTTGAACCCGCTCAATTTCCTTTTGGGTAGCTGCTTGTTGTTGTAACTGACGGATATGTTGAGCGATCGCCTCTTCTACTTGTGCTAAATTCTCTGAAGGGAGTTGGGCGCTAATCTGAAACACACCCTGTAGCTTTTGGGTAACATTGGTAGCGCTGATGTGAGACACTAATTTGCGTTCTTCTCGCAAATCTCGGAACAATCGCGACATTTTCCCTTGTCCTAGAATAGCTGCTAAAACATCTAATTCATAGGTTTGGGATAATTGCATCAATCCTGGAACCCGCCATAATATTACTAAACGAGCTTGTTGTAAAGTCTCATCAATATACTCG
The window above is part of the Merismopedia glauca CCAP 1448/3 genome. Proteins encoded here:
- a CDS encoding carbon dioxide-concentrating mechanism protein CcmK, whose protein sequence is MSQYPQQAVGALETKGFPGVLAAADAMVKAGRVTLVGYIRAGSARFTVMIRGDVSEVKAAMEAGIAAVENVFGATLETWVIIPRPDPNVIDVLPIDYTSEVEAYREAAEGMTPIRGR